From the genome of Adhaeribacter pallidiroseus:
TGCTTTGTATTTACGGGTAACGCAGGTGTTGCCCAACTTCGACGTGGATTTTCTGGAACAATACGAAGTAGATAAAATCGTGAACCTGAATGACCTGGAAAATACGATCAGCGTGCGGCCGGTGGCCTACCAACCTTACGCCGATTTAGTGAACGAGGTGGTAAGCCTGGTAACCGGTAAAACCAAATCCAAAAAAGCCCTGCATAGTTTTTACCAGGAAGACAACCTGCTCGTAATTCCGGAGCCAATTGCCCGTGATTTTTTGCGCAACCAGTTGCCGTATTTGCTGCACAAGTACCAACTATTCGGGGCCGAAAAATTAAAATCGTACAAAATAGCGGCGGTAAAGCCCAAGCTGCTGCTCATGCTCCGTTCCAGCATTGATTTTCTGGAAGGCGATGCTTCGCTGGAACTACAAGGGCAAAAGTTTTCGCTCTTCGACGTGATTCAGCAATACCACAAAAACCGCTACATCCAGCTTTCCGATGGTACGCAGGCCATTCTCAACGAAAAATACATTCAACGCCTGGAACGGCTGTTTAAAAAGAAAAAAGACAAAGTAAAGCTGTCGTTTTTTGATTTACCGCTCGTGGAAGAGCTACTCGAAGAAAAAATAGCCAACGAGTATTTCGCTCGGTCGCGCGACGTATTTCAGGGTTTTAACGACCTCAAAAAGAAAAAAGTAAAACTGCCCGCCGTGCAGGCGCAACTACGGCCTTACCAGGAACAAGGCTTTAAATGGTTACATTATTTGCACCAGCATCAACTCGGCGGCTGCCTCGCCGACGATATGGGTTTAGGTAAAACCCTGCAAGCTATTACCATGTTGTCCACGGTTTATCCGGCACAGCAGCAGCCTTCCTTAATTGTAATGCCCAAAAGTTTACTGTTTAACTGGGAAAACGAACTCCGCAAATTTAATCCCGCGCTTACTTCGTACACGTATTACGCCACTACCCGCGACCTGGCAGAAGCCGTAAAGCATCATTTAATTTTAACCACTTACGCCATTCTGCGCAACGATATCGAAAAATTTAAAGAACAAGCATTTTATTATACCATCCTGGATGAGTCGCAGAACGCTAAAAATTTAAATTCGCAAGTATCCAAAGCCGTGCTGCTACTGAACGGGCAACACCGGTTGGCCCTGAGCGGTACGCCCGTGGAAAATAATTTAACCGAGTTGTACACTTTGTTCCGGTACCTGAACCCGGCTATGTTTGGCTCCGCCGACGAATTTAATCGCTATTACACTTTGCCCATTCAGCAAAACAGCGATAAAGAAGTAGCGGCCGAGCTCCGGCGCAAGGTTTACCCTTTTATTTTGCGCCGCCTAAAAAAAGACGTGATACAAGAACTGCCCAGTAAAATTGAGCAAACTTTGTTCGTGGAAATGGCGGAAGAGCAGCAACGGTTGTACGAAGAACGGCGGCGCTATTACCAAACTTTCCTGAAAAACCAAATCATCCAGGAAGGCATCCAAAAAGCGCAGTTTTTTATTTTACAAGCTTTAACGGAACTCCGGCAAATTGCTTCGGTGCCCGAAAGTAAAAGCGATAACCTGGTAAGCTCGGCCAAGCGCGAAGTTCTTTTGGAAAATATTCTGGATGCTGCCGCTAACGGCCACAAAATGCTGGTGTTTACCAATTTTTTGAACGGCATGGAGCTTATCGGGCAAGATTTAAACCAGGCCGGCATTGATTTCGTGGAAATGACGGGCTCCACCTCTACCCGCACCCGCCAGGAAAGAGTAACCCGTTTTCAGCAAGATCCGCAGTGCCGCGTTTTTCTGATGACGCTAAAAACCGGGGGCGTAGGCTTGAATTTAACGGCCGCCGATATGGTTTTTATCTTCGACCCGTGGTGGAATACCGCCGCCGAAAACCAAGCCATCGACCGCGCACACCGCATCGGCCAGGATAAAACCGTGTTCAGCTACCGCCTGATTACCAAAAATACCATCGAAGAAAAAATCATGCATTTACAGGAAAAGAAAAAAGAACTCTTCGCCAACATCATCGCCTCCGACAGCGCTTCCATTAAATCGCTCAGCGAAACGGACATTGAATTTATGCTGGGGGCTTGAAGGTTGCAGGTTGAGAAGTTGCAAGTTACAGGTTGCAGGTTGCAGGTTGAAAGGTTGGAAGGTTACTTTAAATTTTAAAAGATACCGCTGGCGCGAGCTTCCTCACTGTTAGGTGTAGAGTTCGCGTGAGCGGTCTCTACGCTCTTCCGGACTGCCAATCTCTGATTGGCGTTTATCAATAAAATTCTCTGCTACGCCAATCAGAGATTGGCAGTCCGGAAGAGCGTAGAGCGCTTTGCTAACTCTACGCACAACTAAATGGTAAGGTAGTAAGTTTTAAGTTATACGTTTTCAAAGTATGGTTTAGCAAGTACTTAGATTAAACAAAACGTACACTTGCTTCAGCCTCAGTATATATTTAATTAAATCAGAGGTATAACCAAAGTTTAATTTTTAAATAGCTACTAGCTTTTGAATGGCCATTAGCTAAAGCTAGTGGTTAAGAATTAAAGCGGGAGACAAGTCACTATTTACAGCTAACTCTAAAAATGCAGAAAATAATCCCGATAACCGGTAGAACGGAAATGCCCGATGAACTCAGCCCACGGGAGTTGCAGGAAGTGGTAAGTGCGGCTTATACCAAAGATAGTATTTATCCTTTTTTTAAAATTTTCCTACGCAGCTTTATTTTAAATAATGTTACGTTATGCCGCCAGTACCACGTGCCTTCTTACTCGCAAAAACCCAACCCGACTAAATCAGAGTTAATTGCCTGCCTGGTGCCGTTCTTTCAGCACGGCGAGTTGTTCCGGCAAATGCGAGCGGCTTTACCTGACCCGATGCCGGCGGTAGTAGATAAAATAATCTGGGAAGGTGGTCAGAATCACGAAAGCCTGGAAAAACATTTTAACACGAAAGTAGCCTACACCAACCAGGAACTCGAAACTTCTTATCCTAATGCTGTTACCGAACTGCATCCATTGTTCTGCCTTTTCCGCGACGATCCTACTGACCGGGATTATTCGTACTGGTATTCGGGGCGCAATTTTAAAAACGAAACCTCTTACCTGCATTTTTTGTATTTCCCGCGGCCCCTTAATGCCCGGCTTAAGAAATTTACGCCGGTTCCTTTCGGGTTCGACCTGATAGCAATATCGCTGCCGGAAAGTCCGGGCTTACAGGTTTATACCAACCACGATAGTTTGTTTTCGGAATTGCCAGTGGCCTTATCGTACGTACAGCAAGGGAAATTGAGCATTTCGGAATCGGGCTTATTAAACGTAGCATCGGTGAGTAAAATGCGAAAATACTGCGGCATTAAAGAATTTTACCCAGATAATGGCGATAAATACGCCGCCAGCATTCGCACCCGCTTTATTGCCGAAATGGTGCTGGCTTTAAATCGGAAAGGCTTTACTACTTACGACGATTCGGTAGCTTTTCTGAAACAAGGTTTCCAGCTCTACGAAAAGGCTCAGTTCTCGTCGGCAACCGTGCTTTTTCACCTGAAAGGCATAAACAAGGCAGATACCAATCCAGTGGTTAACCAAACCCTGTTTTCATTGCTGCAACAATTACCGCTGGGGCAGTGGGTGGCTGCCGATAACCTTCTGAACTATGCCTTGTACCGGGAACTACCTTTAGAATTAATACGCGATTACGTCGCGCATAACAACGTGTATTTTGAATCGGATGATACGTACGGGAAAACTAAAAAATATTTGTACCGGCCTTACTACCGAACCTTGCTTACCGAGCCGCTGCTGCGGGGTACTTTTTACTTATTTGCCACTTTTGGTTTGGTAGACCTGGCGTATGGCTTACCAGCCAACCCGGCAGCCGAAAAATTTAAAAAAAAGCATATCTCGGTATTCGATGGCTTGCAGGCGGTGCGCCTGACAGCTTTGGGCGCATACCTATGCGGCTTAACCCAAACCTACGAAGCGCCAGTAACGCCGCATGAAAAAATCTTATTAGACGAGCAGCATTTGTTTATTTCTTATACCGGAACTAATAAACCCCTCCTTACCATCCTGGAAAAAGTAGCCCGCAAAGCCGGCGAGCATTTGTTTAAGGTAGATTACGAAACCTTGCTGGGCGACTGCAACACCAGCCTGGAAGTAACGGCAAAATTAAACATGTTTAAGCAACTGCTTTCGGCAACCCCCCCACTAATTTGGCAGGAGTTTTTTGCGGCCATTCAGGAACGAAACGTAGCTTTACCTGCGCTTAATGCTAATTACCAGCTTTTTGAATTGCCCTCCAACAAAGAGTTAATACGCCTGGTAGCCAGCGATGCTTTCCTCAAAAAACACATCATCAAAGCGGAGATGTATCACGTTATTATCCCCAAAACCAGCATCAGCAAAGTAAAAAACTACCTGAAAAAGTTTGGGTTTTTAATTGATTTTAAGGAAGTAAGTTAAGTTATCGGTTAAAATTTTATGCCAGACAAAATCTTAAAATCCTAAATTTACCACCAGCAATTCCACTTGTAAGTCCTTCTCTTGCGGCAAGTACGAAAAACGTACACCTAAATTCAATAAAGTCCTGTTAAAACGCATAAAATTAAAATCGGTACTTAACTCCGCACCTACTGATTGGTATTCCCGGTTGGGCTGGTAAACCACTGCCTTACTTCTCCCCTGGCCGTAATCAAAAAATACATTGCCCCGCACCCGCTGGAAGTACAAAAAAGGCCCTAAAGCTAAATCGGGGTACCAGAGCGGTAAGCGGTACTGCACAAAACCACCCGTAAAGTTTTGGTGCGAGTGGTAACTATAGCCCCGCGGAAAAATGATGGTACTGGCAAACCGGTAATTTTCGACGTTTTGGTGCTGGTAATTACCGCCAATCTGGAAAGAATGATGCTTAAACAAACCCGGGAACGCCAGTTGCGCCGTCGTCGCGAATAAACCACTTTTGTAATCCCCGCCCAGGGGCGTATGGTAATAATTTACCGCCAGGCGCTGCTCAAACCGGCCGGCTAAATCGCGTTTGCTCCGGCTATGGCTGCGAACATAAGCCACATTGTAATGCAAATGACGCAGCGTTCCGTTTGCTTGCTCCGTTAAAGCAGTCCGGGGCCGCTCGTAATCCGAAATGCTGGTGACACTTGCGTCGGCGCCAAAAATTAAGGATTCTGAATAACGGGAGTGCGTTAAGATTAAGGGCACCTGAAAACCGGCCGTTACACTTTTTTCGCGCCAGCCATACGATAAGGTATCGTCTTCTACTTCGGCGCGTTGACCGATAGTGCCGGCTACGTTCAGAATGGGGTAAAAACCTTGGTAACTAACCCCGACTTGGCCCCGGCTGGTTTTCTCGTTGGCGTTGTAGGTATAAGCCGCTGTAGCTACGGTAGTACTGAGCAAATCCTGGGAATAAACAGTAGCCGTCCAGGTATTATTAACCGGGTCCCGGCCCGGCGACCAGCTATGCGGTTTAAATATTTTTTTAAATTTTGAATAATGCTGCACGGGATAAACCTGGTTAGGCACCTGCGTTAAAATGTCCGGGTTACCTTCATGCTCTACTACGGGCTGGTAGTATTGTATCCGGGTATCCGGCACTTGCTCCCGGGCTACCCAAGTGGCTGGCGTGTGCGGCATGCGCGCTACATTATACCCATATTTGGTAAAATCGTTGAAGATAATCTGCTGGCCGTCGTGGCTAATGGTAGCGTTAATGCCGGCAAACTGCCGGGAGGTTACCTGGTATTGCTGCCCGGTGGTTAGGTCCAGGGCAAACACATTTTCGATGCCGGTATAGGGCGCATTAAAGTACACGTAATTCCCTATTAGTATTGGGTGCCCGATGTTCTCGGTGGTAGGGGGCAGCACTTCGGTAAAAACCTCCGTTTCGGTGTTAAATAAACTAATGGTCCGCTGGCCATTGGCGGTGCGGAGCAATACAATGTTTTTACCGTCCGGGGACCAGCGGGGCATCGAGAGAAAATCGTTTTGCGGCGCGGCTATTCTTTTTAATTCATTCCCGGTAGCCGCATCCAGAATAACCAGCGCGTATTCGTTTTTTAAAGAAGCCTCGATGGCCACTATTTTACTGGCATCCGGCGAAAAGGCGGGGGCGGCTAAGCGGGTTTTGCGCTGTAAAACCTGCTGTTTACCGGTAGTAATATCATAAGTTTTTAAAACCGAATACGTTCTTACCTGCCAGCGCGGATCAAACGCATACTCCGACCACACAATTTTATTCTGCGCCACCGATAACATGGCGTTACCATTTAACGGACCCGGCGTAAATAATTTTTCTTCGGAACCATCGGTTTTAACTTTTACAAACTGCGGGTAATCGCCCAAGCCGGATTTAAGCACAACTACGCTACCATCCGGGAGTTCCTGCGGAAACTCGTAGTTGGTGTAAACAGAATCTGTTCGTTTAGTGATGGTAGTAGCTGGAGTAAGTTTAATTTGGTTCACCTGTCCGGTCCAGAGCGAATCGAGTTCGTGTTGCATGCGGCGGTAGTTGGCGGGCAAGCTGTAACCACTTTCGTAGCGCAACGACGACGAAAACACAAAAGGAACAAAGAACCGACTCGCCGCCTGGTCTATTACGCCGCTCCAAAAATCGGCCCCGTAATGTCGCCGGCCGTAAGTTACAAAG
Proteins encoded in this window:
- a CDS encoding DEAD/DEAH box helicase, with product MFLAPFEQLKRKPAFERKERNAEELLFQILFDDHGAYLETVNRNLRVIAADYRQYSGPVREVLRALETIQQKNSFVIDWEKNPDQVYLADYDFLLWQLRECSNLVNEQGKNLLFAPGEGKIIVRLEGESPLQGQVILQHENQEFTNWQLISESYLLSENQIYQVKPLGSNFKHLPLFQASVPVPDVEKYLSLLFSSFPEVMVQYRDYQTVTLPEPLPPQPTLIFEKIDENNALYLRVTQVLPNFDVDFLEQYEVDKIVNLNDLENTISVRPVAYQPYADLVNEVVSLVTGKTKSKKALHSFYQEDNLLVIPEPIARDFLRNQLPYLLHKYQLFGAEKLKSYKIAAVKPKLLLMLRSSIDFLEGDASLELQGQKFSLFDVIQQYHKNRYIQLSDGTQAILNEKYIQRLERLFKKKKDKVKLSFFDLPLVEELLEEKIANEYFARSRDVFQGFNDLKKKKVKLPAVQAQLRPYQEQGFKWLHYLHQHQLGGCLADDMGLGKTLQAITMLSTVYPAQQQPSLIVMPKSLLFNWENELRKFNPALTSYTYYATTRDLAEAVKHHLILTTYAILRNDIEKFKEQAFYYTILDESQNAKNLNSQVSKAVLLLNGQHRLALSGTPVENNLTELYTLFRYLNPAMFGSADEFNRYYTLPIQQNSDKEVAAELRRKVYPFILRRLKKDVIQELPSKIEQTLFVEMAEEQQRLYEERRRYYQTFLKNQIIQEGIQKAQFFILQALTELRQIASVPESKSDNLVSSAKREVLLENILDAAANGHKMLVFTNFLNGMELIGQDLNQAGIDFVEMTGSTSTRTRQERVTRFQQDPQCRVFLMTLKTGGVGLNLTAADMVFIFDPWWNTAAENQAIDRAHRIGQDKTVFSYRLITKNTIEEKIMHLQEKKKELFANIIASDSASIKSLSETDIEFMLGA
- a CDS encoding BamA/TamA family outer membrane protein, which encodes MHTSTLLFSPKRKVLLLFISLFLNYTVQAQLETNPPDVSWRQINTEKFQVIFPEGFEDQAQKVANTLQYLHAPLSRTLKKEPRRLPLILQNRNAISNGFVTLAPRRSEFYTMPPQDYTLLGTNRWLDLLAVHEFRHVVQYDKARQSATKLMYYLGGEYGLSIANNISIPNWFWEGDAVSTETAFTRSGRGRTPDFDLLFRTNLLSGRQYSYNKQHLGSFKDPVPNHYVLGYHFVTYGRRHYGADFWSGVIDQAASRFFVPFVFSSSLRYESGYSLPANYRRMQHELDSLWTGQVNQIKLTPATTITKRTDSVYTNYEFPQELPDGSVVVLKSGLGDYPQFVKVKTDGSEEKLFTPGPLNGNAMLSVAQNKIVWSEYAFDPRWQVRTYSVLKTYDITTGKQQVLQRKTRLAAPAFSPDASKIVAIEASLKNEYALVILDAATGNELKRIAAPQNDFLSMPRWSPDGKNIVLLRTANGQRTISLFNTETEVFTEVLPPTTENIGHPILIGNYVYFNAPYTGIENVFALDLTTGQQYQVTSRQFAGINATISHDGQQIIFNDFTKYGYNVARMPHTPATWVAREQVPDTRIQYYQPVVEHEGNPDILTQVPNQVYPVQHYSKFKKIFKPHSWSPGRDPVNNTWTATVYSQDLLSTTVATAAYTYNANEKTSRGQVGVSYQGFYPILNVAGTIGQRAEVEDDTLSYGWREKSVTAGFQVPLILTHSRYSESLIFGADASVTSISDYERPRTALTEQANGTLRHLHYNVAYVRSHSRSKRDLAGRFEQRLAVNYYHTPLGGDYKSGLFATTAQLAFPGLFKHHSFQIGGNYQHQNVENYRFASTIIFPRGYSYHSHQNFTGGFVQYRLPLWYPDLALGPFLYFQRVRGNVFFDYGQGRSKAVVYQPNREYQSVGAELSTDFNFMRFNRTLLNLGVRFSYLPQEKDLQVELLVVNLGF